In Caretta caretta isolate rCarCar2 chromosome 20, rCarCar1.hap1, whole genome shotgun sequence, a single window of DNA contains:
- the S1PR2 gene encoding sphingosine 1-phosphate receptor 2 has product MGSIYKDYFNPLKIREHYNYTKGLTESQLTPGRHPVSVAIVVLCCLIVLENLLVLLSVYRNKKFHSAMFIFIGNLAFSDLLAGLAFMANVLLSGRYTFLLTPVQWFVREGTAFATLAASVLSLLAIAIERHVAITKVKLYGSDKNCRMVLLIGACWVISVAIGGLPIMGWNCMGQLEDCSTVLPLYSKRYILFVVTVFTAILLSIVVLYGHIYCIVHSSHAEIAGTQTLALLKTVTIVLGAFIICWLPAFIILLLDTSCAIKACPVLYKADYFFSFAALNSAINPVIYTLRSKDMRKEFLRVLCCWGGAGRGKPAKRCMVPLRSSSSLEHGTQKQELPILRECTTSV; this is encoded by the coding sequence ATGGGGAGCATCTACAAGGATTACTTCAACCCGCTGAAGATCCGGGAGCATTACAACTACACCAAGGGGCTGACCGAGAGCCAGCTGACCCCGGGGCGCCACCCCGTCTCCGTCGCCATTGTCGTCCTGTGCTGCCTGATCGTGCTGGAGAACCTGCTCGTGCTGCTCTCCGTCTACCGCAACAAGAAGTTCCACTCGGCCATGTTCATCTTCATCGGCAACTTGGCCTTCTCCGACCTGCTGGCCGGCCTGGCCTTCATGGCCAACGTCCTGCTCTCGGGGCGCTACACCTTCTTGCTGACGCCGGTCCAGTGGTTCGTGCGGGAGGGCACGGCCTTTGCCACCCTGGCGGCCTCGGTCCTCAGCCTGTTGGCTATCGCCATTGAGCGGCACGTGGCCATCACCAAGGTGAAGCTGTACGGCAGCGACAAGAACTGCCGCATGGTGCTGCTGATcggggcctgctgggtgatctcgGTGGCCATCGGGGGCCTGCCCATCATGGGCTGGAACTGCATGGGGCAGCTGGAGGACTGCTCCACCGTCCTGCCCCTCTACTCCAAGCGCTACATCCTCTTCGTGGTCACCGTCTTCACCGCCATCCTGCTCTCCATCGTGGTGCTGTACGGCCACATCTACTGCATCGTCCACTCCAGCCACGCCGAGATCGCCGGCACGCAGACCCTGGCCCTGCTCAAGACAGTCACCATTGTGCTGGGGGCCTTCATCATCTGCTGGCTGCCAGCCTTCATCATCCTCCTGCTGGACACCTCGTGCGCCATCAAGGCTTGCCCCGTCCTCTACAAGGCGGACTATTTCTTCAGCTTCGCCGCCCTCAACTCGGCCATCAACCCCGTGATCTACACGCTGCGCAGCAAGGACATGCGCAAGGAGTTCCTGCGGGTTCTCTgctgctggggcggggcagggcgcgGCAAGCCGGCCAAGCGCTGCATGGTGCCActccgcagctccagctccctggaGCACGGCACCCAGAAGCAAGAGCTGCCCATCCTGCGGGAATGCACCACCTCGGTGTGA